In one Mucilaginibacter ginsenosidivorax genomic region, the following are encoded:
- a CDS encoding glycosyltransferase family 4 protein — translation MKIGYDAKRVFFNNTGLGNYSRWLIKTVAYFHTENSCILYTPKAKTNPRLGFLAHFTNIHTVTPASKLFISWWRSKGIVNDLKRDSIELYHGLSHELPAGIRQSGIPSVVTVHDLIFMRFPKQFGWFNCYIYRAKLKHACRVADKIIAISQKTKDDLIELLQIEPDKIAVIYQGCDVAFDVAQTAAQKAAVKLKYNLPDKYLLSVGTIEERKNLLLIAKALQDIDNSLPLVVVGKTTKYIDEVTAYLAANNLTHRVTFLNNVRFDDLPAIYQLASVFIYPSRYEGFGIPILEALNSGVPVIAATGSCLEEAGGPGSRYVDPDDAVGLAKEVNQILGDDILRQTMINRGIEHAANFNDDKLALQLQQLYTNILNNA, via the coding sequence ATGAAAATAGGATATGATGCCAAGCGCGTTTTTTTTAATAACACAGGGCTGGGTAATTACAGCCGCTGGCTTATTAAAACGGTAGCTTATTTTCACACCGAAAATTCCTGCATTTTATATACGCCGAAGGCGAAAACTAATCCCCGGCTTGGCTTTCTTGCTCATTTTACCAATATTCATACTGTAACTCCGGCAAGTAAGTTATTTATCTCCTGGTGGCGCAGCAAGGGTATTGTAAATGATTTAAAGCGCGATAGCATCGAACTATACCACGGGCTTAGTCATGAACTACCCGCAGGCATAAGGCAAAGCGGCATCCCATCGGTAGTTACTGTTCATGACCTTATATTCATGCGGTTTCCAAAGCAATTTGGATGGTTCAATTGCTATATCTATCGTGCTAAATTGAAACATGCCTGCCGGGTGGCCGATAAAATTATTGCTATAAGCCAAAAAACAAAAGATGATCTTATTGAATTGCTGCAAATTGAACCGGACAAAATAGCGGTGATTTACCAGGGCTGCGATGTAGCATTTGATGTGGCGCAAACTGCAGCGCAAAAAGCCGCGGTAAAATTAAAATATAATTTGCCTGATAAGTACTTGCTTAGCGTAGGTACTATTGAAGAGCGTAAAAACCTTTTACTAATAGCCAAAGCGCTACAAGATATTGATAACAGCTTGCCCTTGGTTGTAGTGGGTAAAACAACCAAATACATTGATGAGGTTACCGCTTATCTGGCTGCCAATAATTTAACCCACAGGGTTACATTTTTAAACAATGTGAGGTTTGATGATTTGCCGGCCATTTATCAATTGGCATCGGTTTTCATATATCCTTCAAGGTACGAAGGTTTTGGTATTCCGATATTGGAGGCTTTAAATTCCGGTGTTCCGGTTATAGCCGCCACAGGATCATGCCTGGAAGAGGCCGGCGGGCCGGGTAGCCGGTATGTTGACCCTGATGACGCGGTTGGTTTGGCTAAAGAGGTGAACCAGATCCTTGGGGATGATATTTTAAGGCAAACAATGATTAACCGGGGCATTGAGCATGCCGCCAACTTTAACGATGATAAACTGGCGCTGCAGTTGCAGCAGCTATACACTAATATATTGAACAATGCTTAG
- a CDS encoding L-threonylcarbamoyladenylate synthase, whose amino-acid sequence MLRDEVANAFKVLQDGGIILYPTDTIWGIGCDATNTEAIKKIFRLKQRDEAKSMVILVDTENKLESYVQEVNPLAYDLIEYAENPLTLVMPGAKNLSPAVIAADGSVAIRVSNHEFCKQLIQRLRKPLVSTSANISGKPSPQYFSQIDQEIIDGVDYVVDLEQHSKEIRNPSTIMKLAPDGSFEFIRR is encoded by the coding sequence ATGCTTAGAGACGAAGTTGCCAACGCATTTAAAGTATTACAGGATGGAGGCATTATCCTGTATCCAACAGATACTATTTGGGGCATAGGTTGTGACGCCACCAATACTGAAGCTATCAAAAAAATATTTCGCCTTAAACAGCGTGATGAAGCTAAAAGTATGGTAATATTGGTTGATACCGAAAATAAGCTGGAAAGCTACGTACAGGAAGTAAACCCTTTAGCGTATGACCTGATTGAGTATGCCGAAAATCCGTTGACGCTGGTAATGCCTGGCGCAAAAAACCTGTCGCCAGCGGTAATAGCCGCTGATGGAAGCGTAGCTATCCGCGTAAGCAATCATGAATTTTGCAAACAATTAATACAGCGGCTGCGCAAGCCCCTGGTTTCTACATCGGCCAACATCAGCGGTAAGCCATCGCCTCAATATTTTTCGCAAATTGACCAGGAAATCATCGATGGGGTTGACTATGTAGTTGACCTGGAACAGCACAGTAAAGAAATCCGCAATCCATCAACAATCATGAAGCTGGCACCTGACGGGAGTTTTGAGTTTATACGCAGGTAA
- a CDS encoding RNA polymerase sigma factor, with amino-acid sequence MSVQVEDSEILSKFQDERTRNEAFNLLLKKYQQKIYWHVRRMVIDHDDADDLTQDVFVKVWKNLLGFRNDAQLYTWMYRIASNECITFLNKKKLKNNVSLDDVAYELADTLADSSYFNGDAAQRKLQEALLTLPEKQKLVFNMKYYEDMKYEEISAVLGTSVGALKASFHLAVKKIEAYLISKD; translated from the coding sequence ATGTCGGTGCAGGTAGAAGATTCAGAGATTTTAAGCAAATTCCAGGACGAGCGGACGCGTAACGAAGCGTTTAACCTGTTGCTTAAAAAATACCAGCAAAAAATTTACTGGCACGTAAGGCGTATGGTTATTGACCATGACGATGCAGACGACCTTACCCAGGATGTTTTTGTAAAAGTTTGGAAAAATCTGCTGGGCTTCAGAAATGATGCGCAGCTGTATACCTGGATGTACCGCATAGCATCCAACGAATGCATTACTTTTTTGAATAAGAAAAAACTTAAAAATAATGTTTCGTTGGATGATGTTGCTTATGAACTTGCCGATACACTGGCCGATTCAAGCTATTTTAATGGCGATGCGGCACAGCGTAAATTGCAGGAGGCATTGCTTACCCTGCCAGAAAAACAAAAGCTTGTATTCAATATGAAATATTATGAGGATATGAAGTATGAAGAAATTTCGGCAGTATTGGGTACAAGTGTAGGTGCTTTAAAAGCCTCTTTTCACCTGGCAGTCAAGAAGATAGAGGCGTATTTAATCTCAAAAGATTAA
- a CDS encoding transketolase family protein: protein MKKYTYTDKKDTRSGFGAGLLEAGRKNDQVVALCADLIGSLKMNDFIKEFPERFVQVGIAEANMMCIAAGMTIGGKIPFTGTFANFSTGRVFDQIRQSIAYSNKNVKVCASHAGLTLGEDGATHQILEDIGMMKMLPGMTVINPCDYNQTKAATMAIAEYEGPVYLRFGRPVVPIFTDPDQKFEIGKAWMVNEGADVSIFATGHLVWEAILAGEKLAEEGIDAEIINIHTIKPLDAEAVLKSVAKTGCVVTAEEHNRLGGLGDSIAQLLAVNNPTPQEFVAVNDSFGESGTPEQLMTKYGLDAEHIVLAVKKVIERKNKNA from the coding sequence ATGAAAAAGTATACTTATACAGATAAAAAAGATACCCGCTCGGGCTTTGGCGCCGGGCTGCTGGAAGCCGGCAGAAAAAACGACCAGGTGGTTGCCCTTTGCGCCGACCTTATTGGATCGTTAAAAATGAATGATTTTATTAAAGAATTTCCTGAGCGCTTTGTACAGGTTGGTATTGCCGAAGCAAACATGATGTGTATTGCCGCAGGGATGACCATTGGTGGTAAAATACCTTTTACAGGTACCTTTGCTAACTTTTCAACCGGCAGGGTTTTTGATCAAATTCGCCAGTCAATAGCCTACTCAAACAAGAACGTTAAAGTTTGCGCGTCGCACGCTGGTTTAACTTTGGGCGAAGATGGTGCAACCCACCAGATATTGGAGGATATAGGCATGATGAAAATGCTGCCCGGAATGACCGTAATTAACCCTTGCGATTATAACCAAACCAAAGCAGCTACCATGGCTATTGCCGAATATGAAGGCCCGGTTTACCTGCGTTTTGGCCGCCCGGTTGTTCCTATTTTTACAGATCCCGACCAAAAATTCGAGATCGGTAAAGCGTGGATGGTAAATGAAGGCGCAGATGTTAGTATATTTGCCACTGGTCACCTGGTTTGGGAAGCTATTTTAGCAGGCGAAAAACTTGCAGAAGAAGGTATTGATGCCGAGATTATTAACATCCACACCATCAAACCTTTGGATGCCGAAGCTGTATTAAAATCGGTAGCTAAAACAGGTTGCGTGGTAACTGCCGAAGAACATAACCGCCTTGGAGGTTTGGGTGATAGCATAGCGCAATTGCTGGCTGTTAACAATCCTACCCCGCAGGAATTTGTAGCTGTGAACGATAGCTTTGGCGAAAGCGGCACACCTGAGCAACTGATGACCAAATACGGTTTAGATGCAGAACATATTGTGCTGGCCGTTAAAAAGGTTATCGAAAGAAAAAACAAAAATGCTTAA
- a CDS encoding transketolase codes for MKSTIQDLEKTASQIRRDIVRMVHGCQSGHPGGSLGCTDFFTALYFEAMNHDPKFNMDGIGEDLFFLSNGHISPVFYSTLAHAGYYDKAELATFRKLNTRLQGHPTTHEHLPGVRIASGSLGQGLSVAIGAALAKKLNGDKSLVYTLHGDGELQEGQIWEAAMFAPHNKVDNLISTIDVNGQQIDGPTNLVLSLGDLHAKWVAFGWDVLEMKGNDMADVVKTLELAKSRTGQGKPIMILMHTEMGYGVDFMVGSHKWHGVAPNDEQLKLALAQLEETLGDY; via the coding sequence ATGAAATCAACAATTCAAGACTTAGAAAAAACCGCGTCGCAAATCAGGCGCGACATTGTACGTATGGTACATGGTTGTCAATCGGGCCACCCTGGTGGATCATTAGGTTGCACAGATTTTTTTACCGCCCTTTATTTCGAGGCGATGAACCACGATCCTAAATTCAACATGGATGGTATTGGCGAAGACCTTTTCTTTTTATCAAACGGCCATATTTCGCCGGTGTTTTACAGCACCCTGGCACACGCCGGCTATTATGATAAAGCAGAACTGGCAACTTTCCGTAAGCTAAATACCCGCTTACAGGGCCACCCCACTACGCATGAGCATTTACCGGGAGTGCGCATTGCATCCGGTTCATTAGGCCAGGGCTTATCTGTTGCTATTGGCGCTGCCTTGGCTAAGAAACTGAATGGCGATAAATCATTAGTATACACTTTACACGGTGATGGCGAGTTACAGGAAGGCCAAATTTGGGAAGCAGCCATGTTTGCACCGCACAACAAGGTTGATAATTTAATTTCGACTATTGATGTTAACGGCCAGCAAATTGATGGGCCAACCAATCTGGTATTGTCCCTTGGCGATTTGCATGCCAAATGGGTAGCTTTTGGATGGGATGTTTTGGAGATGAAAGGTAATGATATGGCCGATGTTGTTAAAACATTGGAGTTGGCTAAAAGCCGCACAGGCCAGGGCAAACCTATTATGATATTGATGCACACCGAAATGGGTTACGGCGTTGATTTTATGGTTGGCAGCCACAAATGGCATGGTGTTGCCCCTAACGACGAGCAGCTTAAATTGGCATTGGCACAGTTAGAAGAAACTTTGGGCGACTATTAG
- the bcp gene encoding thioredoxin-dependent thiol peroxidase has product MSTLKEGDKAPDFTAKDQNGKTVSLSDYKGKNVILYFYPKDDTPGCTAESCDFRDNYQSLLSKGYEVIGVSTDDEKSHKKFETKYSLPFTLIADEEKSIVEAYGVWVEKNMYGKQYMGTARTTFIIDGDGTISHVISKVDTKNSSQQILDLVK; this is encoded by the coding sequence GCCCCCGACTTTACAGCAAAAGATCAAAACGGAAAAACCGTTTCTTTATCTGACTATAAGGGTAAAAATGTGATCTTATATTTCTATCCCAAAGACGATACCCCTGGTTGTACTGCAGAATCATGCGATTTCAGGGATAACTACCAATCGTTACTAAGCAAAGGTTACGAAGTAATTGGCGTAAGCACCGACGACGAAAAATCGCATAAAAAATTCGAAACCAAATATAGCCTGCCTTTTACGCTTATAGCCGACGAAGAAAAATCTATTGTAGAGGCCTACGGCGTTTGGGTGGAGAAGAATATGTATGGCAAGCAATACATGGGTACCGCCCGCACTACCTTCATTATTGACGGCGATGGCACTATTAGCCACGTTATCAGCAAGGTAGATACCAAGAACTCATCACAACAAATACTCGACTTAGTAAAATAA